Proteins encoded together in one Bacteroides zoogleoformans window:
- a CDS encoding TraL conjugative transposon family protein, which yields MKKIKKSLWSAYWKLHDKKKMLVERLKGYLDGLPPKTRRRIVLAMLIAFAALALYTFGKAVYDIGRNDGSRMEIDHAGQVELSVKPDNNHNVIPYLYGTDEE from the coding sequence ATGAAGAAAATCAAGAAATCACTGTGGAGTGCGTACTGGAAACTCCACGACAAAAAGAAAATGCTGGTGGAACGGCTCAAAGGGTATCTGGACGGCTTGCCGCCGAAGACACGCAGGCGCATCGTGCTGGCGATGCTCATCGCATTCGCCGCACTTGCCCTCTACACCTTCGGTAAAGCCGTCTATGACATCGGCAGGAATGACGGCAGCCGGATGGAGATAGACCATGCCGGACAGGTGGAACTGTCCGTGAAGCCGGATAACAATCACAATGTAATACCTTATTTATATGGAACAGACGAAGAATGA
- the traK gene encoding conjugative transposon protein TraK — MEFKSLKNIESSFRQIRLFGIVFLSLCAVITVWSVWSSYRFAERQREKIYVLDNGKSLMLALSQDLSQNRPAEAREHVRRFHELFFTLSPEKSAIEHNVKRALLLADKSVYNYYSDFAEKGYYNRIIAGNINQVLKVDSVVCDFNGYPYRTVTYATQKIIRQSNVTERSLVTTCRLLNSSRSDDNPNGFTIEGFTIIENKDLQTIKR, encoded by the coding sequence ATGGAATTCAAGTCACTCAAAAACATCGAATCATCGTTCAGGCAGATACGCCTGTTCGGTATCGTCTTCCTCTCGCTGTGCGCAGTGATAACGGTATGGAGCGTGTGGAGTTCCTACCGCTTCGCGGAGCGGCAGCGGGAAAAGATCTATGTGCTGGACAACGGCAAGTCGCTGATGCTGGCACTCTCGCAGGACCTCTCGCAGAACCGTCCGGCGGAAGCGAGGGAGCATGTGCGCCGCTTCCACGAGCTGTTCTTCACGCTCTCGCCCGAAAAGAGCGCGATAGAACACAACGTGAAGCGTGCGTTGCTGCTGGCAGACAAGAGCGTGTACAACTACTATTCGGACTTCGCCGAGAAGGGGTACTACAACCGCATCATCGCCGGTAACATCAACCAAGTGCTGAAGGTGGACAGCGTGGTGTGCGACTTCAACGGCTATCCCTACCGCACCGTGACCTACGCCACGCAGAAAATCATCCGGCAGAGCAACGTCACAGAGCGCAGCCTCGTGACCACGTGCCGCCTCTTGAACTCGTCCCGTTCGGACGACAACCCCAACGGGTTCACCATCGAGGGATTCACCATCATCGAGAACAAAGATTTACAAACCATCAAAAGGTAA